From the genome of Amycolatopsis sp. NBC_01488, one region includes:
- a CDS encoding ArsR/SmtB family transcription factor: MSVDEDALDRAFTALGDPVRRALVARLSRGEATVNELAEPFAITKQAVSRHIQVLEQAGLITRSRDGQRRPCHLVPSALEALTGWIDTYRLATERSYRRLDAVLDALEETP, encoded by the coding sequence ATGTCGGTTGACGAGGACGCGCTGGACCGGGCGTTCACCGCCCTCGGCGACCCGGTGCGCCGGGCGCTGGTCGCGCGGCTGTCCCGCGGCGAAGCGACGGTCAACGAGCTGGCCGAGCCGTTCGCGATCACGAAGCAGGCGGTCTCCCGGCACATCCAGGTGCTCGAGCAGGCCGGGCTGATCACGCGCAGCCGCGACGGCCAACGTCGGCCGTGCCACCTCGTGCCGTCCGCCCTCGAAGCCCTCACCGGCTGGATCGACACGTACCGGCTGGCCACCGAACGCAGCTACCGGCGGCTCGACGCCGTCCTGGACGCCCTGGAGGAAACGCCATGA
- a CDS encoding SRPBCC family protein, translating into MSTTITARPGTPFVEVTREFAAPPSAVFRAHTDPELIVRWLGPHGMEMELLEFDARSGGAYEYIHRDERGEHRFRGVYHTVSPDRIIQTFEFLGAPGEVSLDSLTLTDLGGRTRVVTRSVFPSTEARDAALESGMSRGIAESFERLDKVLAD; encoded by the coding sequence ATGAGCACCACGATCACCGCCCGGCCCGGAACTCCCTTCGTCGAGGTCACCCGCGAGTTCGCGGCCCCGCCGTCGGCGGTCTTCCGCGCGCACACCGACCCGGAGCTGATCGTGCGCTGGCTGGGCCCGCACGGCATGGAGATGGAGCTCCTCGAGTTCGACGCGCGGTCAGGAGGCGCGTACGAGTACATCCACCGCGACGAACGCGGCGAGCACCGCTTCCGCGGCGTCTACCACACGGTGAGCCCCGACCGGATCATCCAGACGTTCGAGTTCCTCGGTGCCCCCGGCGAAGTCAGCCTCGACTCCCTGACCCTGACCGACCTCGGCGGCCGCACGCGCGTGGTGACCCGCTCGGTGTTCCCGTCGACCGAGGCCCGCGACGCGGCACTGGAGAGCGGGATGAGCCGCGGGATCGCGGAGTCGTTCGAGCGCCTCGACAAGGTACTGGCGGACTGA
- a CDS encoding dihydrofolate reductase family protein — protein MAGVVASFCMSLDGFVARPDDSVGPLFDWYTAGDVEVPMVGYPITFRVAPASADYLRSFLDSVRHSALVCGRRVFDHTHGWGGNPPGGGAAFVVTHRPPPSDWPASHLAPFTFVSSVASAVEQARAAGDGSVGVSGPDIAQQCLNLGLLDEVRIDLVPVLLGSGVRYFSSGETSGASLEQVEVVVGSGVTHLRYRVRYRRS, from the coding sequence ATGGCCGGCGTCGTCGCGAGCTTCTGCATGTCACTGGACGGGTTCGTCGCGCGGCCCGACGATTCGGTCGGCCCCCTGTTCGACTGGTACACGGCGGGCGACGTCGAGGTGCCGATGGTCGGCTACCCGATCACGTTCCGGGTCGCCCCGGCCAGCGCGGACTACTTGCGTTCGTTCCTGGACTCGGTCCGCCACAGCGCGCTCGTCTGCGGCCGCCGGGTGTTCGACCACACCCACGGCTGGGGCGGCAATCCACCCGGCGGGGGCGCCGCTTTCGTTGTCACGCACCGGCCTCCGCCATCGGACTGGCCCGCTTCCCACTTGGCGCCGTTCACGTTCGTCTCTTCCGTCGCTTCCGCCGTGGAGCAGGCCAGGGCGGCTGGGGATGGCTCCGTGGGTGTCTCCGGGCCGGACATCGCTCAGCAGTGCCTGAATCTTGGCCTTCTCGACGAGGTTCGGATCGATCTTGTGCCGGTTCTTCTCGGCTCTGGTGTTCGGTACTTCTCTTCCGGTGAGACCTCTGGTGCGTCGCTGGAGCAGGTTGAAGTTGTTGTCGGCTCTGGTGTCACGCACTTGCGTTATCGGGTTCGCTACCGACGGTCTTGA
- a CDS encoding CE1759 family FMN reductase, with product MKLAVVTAGLSVPSSSRLLADRLATATVAASSSPVSVSVVELRDIALDVTKNLLTGFPSPALSSAIATVVDADAVIVVTPVFTAGYSGLFKSFFDVLDADSLVGKPVLLGATGGTERHSLVLDYQLRPLFGYLKADPVATGVFAASSDWGEGALQRRIEKAGAELASAADGRAVGGGEPEFVPFEQLLAGAGE from the coding sequence ATGAAGCTCGCGGTGGTGACGGCGGGGCTGTCGGTCCCGTCGTCGAGCCGGCTGCTGGCGGACCGGCTGGCCACGGCCACGGTCGCGGCTTCGTCGTCGCCGGTGTCGGTTTCGGTGGTGGAGCTGCGGGACATCGCCCTGGACGTGACGAAGAACCTGCTGACCGGCTTCCCCAGCCCGGCCCTGAGTTCGGCGATCGCCACGGTCGTGGACGCCGACGCGGTGATCGTGGTGACCCCGGTGTTCACGGCCGGGTACAGCGGGCTGTTCAAGTCGTTCTTCGACGTCTTGGACGCGGATTCGCTGGTGGGCAAGCCGGTGCTGCTGGGAGCGACGGGCGGCACCGAGCGCCATTCCCTGGTGCTGGACTACCAGCTGCGCCCGTTGTTCGGGTACCTGAAGGCGGATCCGGTCGCCACCGGGGTCTTCGCGGCTTCGTCGGATTGGGGCGAGGGGGCGTTGCAGCGGCGGATCGAGAAGGCCGGAGCGGAGTTGGCTTCGGCTGCCGATGGCCGGGCTGTTGGTGGTGGGGAGCCCGAGTTCGTTCCCTTCGAGCAGCTGTTGGCTGGTGCGGGGGAGTAG
- a CDS encoding LLM class flavin-dependent oxidoreductase, with protein sequence MQFGIFTVGDVTTDPTTGTTPTEHERIKAMVRIALKAEEVGLDVFATGEHHNPPFVPSSPTTMLGHIAAQTSKIILSTSTTLITTNDPVKIAEDFAMLQHLADGRVDLMMGRGNTGPVYPWFGEDIRQGIPLAVEKYALLRRLWREDVVDWEGKFRTPLQGFTATPRPLDGVPPFVWHGSIRSPEIAEQAAFYGDGFFANHIFWPTSHFQQLIAFYRQRFEHYGHGAADQAIVGLGGQAFIRPKSQDAWTEFRPYFDNAPVYGHGPTLEEFTEQTPLTVGSPQEVIDKTLTFREHFGDYQRQLFLMDHAGLPLKTVLEQLDLLGEEVVPVLRKELDSLRPAHVPDAPTHASLAASALASVSDSVSDSVSA encoded by the coding sequence ATGCAGTTCGGAATCTTCACGGTGGGTGACGTCACGACCGATCCCACCACCGGCACCACGCCGACGGAGCACGAGCGGATCAAGGCGATGGTCCGCATCGCGCTCAAGGCGGAGGAGGTCGGCCTCGACGTCTTCGCGACCGGCGAGCACCACAACCCGCCGTTCGTGCCGTCGTCGCCCACGACGATGCTAGGGCACATCGCGGCGCAGACGTCCAAGATCATCCTGTCGACGTCTACGACGCTCATCACCACGAACGACCCGGTGAAGATCGCCGAAGACTTCGCGATGCTGCAGCACCTGGCCGACGGCCGCGTCGACCTCATGATGGGCCGCGGCAACACCGGCCCGGTCTACCCGTGGTTCGGCGAGGACATCCGCCAGGGCATCCCGCTGGCGGTCGAGAAGTACGCGCTGCTGCGCCGGCTGTGGCGCGAGGACGTCGTCGACTGGGAAGGCAAGTTCCGCACGCCGCTGCAGGGCTTCACGGCCACGCCGCGCCCGCTGGACGGCGTCCCGCCGTTCGTGTGGCACGGGTCGATCCGCAGCCCGGAGATCGCCGAGCAGGCGGCGTTCTACGGTGACGGGTTCTTCGCCAACCACATCTTCTGGCCGACCTCGCACTTCCAGCAGCTGATCGCGTTCTACCGTCAGCGCTTCGAGCACTACGGCCACGGCGCCGCGGACCAGGCGATCGTCGGCCTCGGCGGGCAGGCGTTCATCCGTCCGAAGTCCCAGGACGCGTGGACCGAGTTCCGCCCGTACTTCGACAACGCACCGGTGTACGGCCACGGCCCGACGCTGGAGGAGTTCACCGAGCAGACGCCGCTGACGGTCGGGAGCCCGCAGGAGGTCATCGACAAGACGCTGACGTTCCGCGAGCACTTCGGCGACTACCAGCGCCAGCTGTTCCTGATGGACCACGCGGGCCTGCCGCTGAAGACGGTGCTGGAGCAGCTCGACCTCCTCGGTGAGGAAGTGGTCCCGGTGCTGCGCAAGGAGCTGGACTCGCTGCGTCCGGCGCACGTTCCGGACGCTCCGACGCATGCTTCGCTGGCTGCTTCGGCTTTGGCTTCGGTGTCGGATTCCGTGTCGGATTCGGTGTCGGCATGA
- a CDS encoding DNA gyrase/topoisomerase IV subunit B produces the protein MTAETLYGADDLTHLEGLEAVRKRPGMYIGSTDSRGINHLFSEVVDNSTDEGVAGHATKIVVTLHADGSVQVDDDGRGIPTGTHAKSGLSGVELVLTRLHAGGKFGGSGYKTSGGLHGVGASAVNALSHRFDVTVKQDGKVHQMSFKHGIPGTFDAPGPKAKFTRRSGLNLVGKMKRGERSGTSIRYWYDARYFESGAALDVDGVRAKLRNTAFLVPGVTYVLRTAIEDTINEETFHFPHGLVDMVDFLTPSGEKPVCGTLLITGEGTYKENAADAAGVMQSNVERHAEVEVALRWGTGYERTVECFTNTIRNVHGGTHRRGFDRAMAKALQDAISKTRGLLKPKEDMPTIEDVLEGMTAVVHVRLPEPQFTSQTKDELSTAGITRVIQGIVDKHVKAWTEDRKTKSEAKVVLQKVVDASRVRLTQKQQKDAARRKTALEGAAMPPKLVDCRTTGVSRSELFLVEGDSALGSARMARVSEYQALLPLRGKILNVQKASLGDTLKNAEIASIVQVLGAGTGRTFDLTTMRYGRVILMADADVDGSHIRTLLITLFAKYMRPVIEDGRLYAAMPPLHKLVTKGRNPETHFTYTQQEMETKYAELERAGKSIVTPVPRFKGLGEMDADELWETTMNPATRSVRRITMDDAEAAEGALELLMGEKVEPRRNWLVASSDRIDRDAIDA, from the coding sequence GTGACTGCCGAGACCTTGTACGGGGCCGACGACCTCACCCACCTCGAGGGTCTCGAAGCCGTCCGCAAACGCCCCGGGATGTACATCGGCTCCACCGACAGCCGGGGCATCAACCACCTCTTCTCCGAGGTGGTGGACAACTCGACGGACGAGGGTGTCGCCGGCCACGCGACGAAGATCGTCGTCACGCTGCACGCCGACGGCAGCGTCCAGGTGGACGACGACGGCCGCGGCATCCCCACCGGCACCCACGCCAAGTCCGGTTTGTCCGGCGTCGAGCTGGTGCTGACGCGGCTGCACGCCGGCGGCAAGTTCGGCGGCTCCGGCTACAAGACCTCCGGCGGCCTGCACGGCGTCGGCGCTTCGGCGGTCAACGCGCTGTCGCACCGCTTCGACGTCACGGTCAAGCAGGACGGCAAGGTCCACCAGATGTCGTTCAAGCACGGCATCCCCGGCACGTTCGACGCGCCCGGCCCGAAGGCGAAGTTCACCCGCCGGTCCGGGCTGAACCTCGTCGGCAAGATGAAGCGCGGCGAACGCAGCGGCACGTCGATCCGCTACTGGTACGACGCGCGGTACTTCGAGTCCGGCGCGGCGCTGGACGTCGACGGCGTGCGGGCGAAGCTGCGCAACACCGCGTTCCTCGTCCCGGGCGTCACGTACGTGCTGCGCACGGCCATCGAAGACACCATCAACGAAGAGACCTTCCACTTCCCGCACGGCCTCGTCGACATGGTCGACTTCCTGACGCCGTCGGGCGAAAAGCCGGTCTGCGGCACGCTGCTGATCACCGGCGAGGGCACGTACAAGGAGAATGCGGCCGACGCGGCGGGCGTCATGCAGTCCAATGTGGAGCGGCACGCCGAGGTCGAGGTCGCGCTGCGCTGGGGCACCGGCTACGAGCGCACGGTCGAATGCTTCACCAACACGATCCGCAACGTCCACGGCGGCACGCACCGCCGCGGCTTCGACCGCGCGATGGCGAAGGCGTTGCAGGACGCGATCTCCAAGACCCGCGGGCTGCTCAAGCCCAAGGAGGACATGCCGACGATCGAGGACGTCCTCGAGGGCATGACCGCGGTCGTGCACGTCCGGCTGCCGGAGCCGCAGTTCACGTCGCAGACGAAGGACGAGCTGTCCACGGCCGGCATCACCCGCGTCATCCAGGGCATCGTCGACAAGCACGTCAAGGCCTGGACCGAGGACCGCAAGACGAAGTCCGAGGCCAAGGTCGTGCTGCAGAAGGTGGTCGACGCCTCCCGCGTCCGGCTCACCCAGAAGCAGCAGAAGGACGCGGCCCGGCGCAAGACCGCCCTCGAAGGCGCGGCGATGCCGCCGAAGCTGGTCGACTGCCGCACCACCGGCGTCTCCCGCAGCGAGCTGTTCCTGGTCGAGGGTGACAGCGCGCTGGGGTCGGCCCGCATGGCGCGCGTGTCCGAGTACCAGGCGCTGCTGCCGCTGCGGGGCAAGATCCTGAACGTGCAGAAGGCGTCGCTCGGCGACACGCTGAAGAACGCCGAGATCGCGTCGATCGTGCAGGTCCTCGGCGCGGGCACCGGCCGCACGTTCGACCTGACGACGATGCGCTACGGCCGCGTCATCCTGATGGCGGACGCGGACGTCGACGGCTCGCACATCCGGACCCTGCTGATCACGCTGTTCGCGAAGTACATGCGCCCGGTGATCGAGGACGGCCGGCTGTACGCGGCGATGCCGCCGCTGCACAAGCTCGTCACGAAGGGCCGCAACCCGGAGACGCACTTCACGTACACGCAGCAGGAGATGGAAACCAAGTACGCGGAGCTGGAGCGGGCGGGCAAGAGCATCGTCACGCCGGTGCCGCGGTTCAAGGGCCTCGGCGAGATGGACGCCGACGAGCTGTGGGAGACCACGATGAACCCGGCCACCCGCTCGGTCCGCCGGATCACCATGGACGACGCCGAGGCCGCCGAGGGCGCGCTGGAACTGCTGATGGGCGAGAAGGTCGAGCCCCGGCGGAACTGGCTGGTCGCCTCTTCGGACCGGATCGACCGCGACGCCATCGACGCTTAA
- a CDS encoding DNA gyrase/topoisomerase IV subunit A yields MARRKGTTTKVDPSAFDRAGANVFDNSLKTEIEDSYLEYAYSVIHSRALPDARDGLKPVHRRILYSMNENGYRPTHAYVKSSRVVGDVMGKYHPHGDVAIYDAMVRLAQDFSLNVPLIDGHGNFGSPDDGPAASRYTEARMSPEAMQLVGELGEDTVDFRPNYDGSLEEPSVLPAAFPNLLVNGTSGIAVGMATNMIPHNLGEVVAAARWLITHPTATLDKLMEFVPGPDLPTGGSLLGLDEVRRAYETGRGVVRMRANCETGPLEGSRGRQAITVTELPYGVGPEKVIEKITDEVNKSKRLTGIADVKDLTDRENGTRLVIECKVGVNPQALLADLYRLTPLEQSFGINNLVLVDGQPQTLGLKELLEVFLRHRYEVVTRRTKYRRRKREERLHLVDGLLIALLNIDKVIKLIRESENAQAAKDGLMTRFKLSEIQATYILDTPLRRLTKYDRLELESEQERLREEIAELTKILDDESVLKKLVSAELAKIAKDFPTERRTSLIDGDLKEVLAASKPSGPLEVEDDPCQVILSATGLVARTAAESEESTETRRRNGRVKHDAVSAVVHTTARGQILLVTSRGRAFKTDVLPLPVLPEQAGTVSLRGGMAARELVPLEKGETVVGIAPLGEQAAGSPGLALGTKAGVVKICSPEWPVRSDEFEVISLKDGDEVVGATWLTDGSETLAFVSSEASLLKYAASLVRPQGLKGGGMAGINVGAGSVVFFGAIRTDDDEHGEPMVITSTGQSVKVTPFSEYPAKGRATGGVRAQRFLKGETALRVAWIGPRPAGAARNGDPVELPEIDVRRDGSGHAHPGPDVVGHLIERD; encoded by the coding sequence GTGGCACGCCGCAAGGGCACCACCACCAAGGTCGATCCCAGCGCGTTCGACCGCGCCGGCGCGAACGTCTTCGACAACTCGCTGAAGACCGAGATCGAGGACTCGTACCTGGAGTACGCGTATTCGGTCATCCACTCGCGCGCCCTGCCGGACGCGCGGGACGGGCTGAAGCCGGTGCACCGCCGGATCCTCTACTCGATGAACGAGAACGGCTACCGCCCGACGCACGCGTACGTGAAGTCGTCGCGCGTGGTCGGCGACGTGATGGGCAAGTACCACCCGCACGGTGACGTCGCGATCTACGACGCGATGGTGCGGCTGGCGCAGGACTTCTCGCTGAACGTCCCGCTGATCGACGGCCACGGCAACTTCGGCTCGCCCGACGACGGCCCGGCCGCGTCGCGGTACACCGAAGCCCGCATGTCGCCCGAGGCGATGCAGCTGGTCGGCGAGCTGGGCGAAGACACGGTCGACTTCCGGCCGAACTACGACGGTTCGCTCGAGGAGCCGTCCGTGCTGCCCGCGGCGTTCCCGAACCTGCTGGTCAACGGCACGTCCGGGATCGCGGTCGGGATGGCGACCAACATGATCCCGCACAACCTCGGCGAGGTCGTCGCGGCGGCGCGGTGGCTGATCACGCACCCGACCGCGACGCTCGACAAGCTGATGGAGTTCGTGCCCGGCCCCGACCTGCCCACCGGCGGCAGCCTGCTGGGCCTGGACGAGGTCCGCCGCGCGTACGAGACCGGTCGCGGCGTGGTCCGGATGCGCGCGAACTGCGAGACCGGGCCCCTCGAAGGCAGCCGCGGGCGGCAGGCCATCACCGTCACCGAACTGCCGTACGGCGTCGGCCCGGAGAAGGTGATCGAGAAGATCACCGACGAGGTCAACAAGTCCAAGCGGCTCACCGGCATCGCCGACGTCAAGGACCTCACCGACCGCGAGAACGGCACGCGGCTGGTCATCGAGTGCAAGGTCGGCGTCAACCCGCAGGCCCTGCTCGCGGACCTCTACCGGCTCACGCCGCTGGAGCAGTCGTTCGGCATCAACAACCTGGTGCTCGTCGACGGCCAGCCGCAGACCCTGGGCTTGAAGGAACTCCTGGAGGTCTTCCTCCGGCACCGCTACGAGGTCGTCACGCGGCGCACGAAGTACCGGCGTCGCAAGCGCGAAGAGCGGCTGCACCTGGTCGACGGCCTGCTGATCGCGCTGCTGAACATCGACAAGGTGATCAAGCTCATCCGCGAAAGCGAGAACGCGCAGGCCGCCAAGGACGGCCTGATGACGCGCTTCAAGCTGTCGGAGATCCAGGCGACGTACATCCTCGACACCCCGCTGCGGCGCCTCACGAAGTACGACCGGCTCGAGCTGGAATCGGAGCAGGAGCGGCTGCGCGAGGAGATCGCGGAGCTGACCAAGATCCTCGACGACGAGTCCGTGCTGAAGAAGCTGGTCTCGGCGGAGCTGGCGAAGATCGCGAAGGACTTCCCGACCGAGCGCCGGACGTCCCTGATCGATGGTGACCTGAAGGAGGTCCTGGCCGCGTCGAAGCCGTCCGGGCCGCTGGAGGTCGAGGACGACCCGTGCCAGGTCATTTTGTCGGCGACCGGTCTGGTGGCGCGCACCGCGGCGGAGTCCGAGGAGTCGACGGAGACGCGCCGCCGCAACGGCCGCGTGAAGCACGACGCGGTGTCGGCGGTGGTGCACACGACCGCCCGCGGCCAGATCCTGCTGGTGACCAGCCGCGGCCGGGCGTTCAAGACGGACGTGCTGCCGTTGCCGGTGCTGCCGGAGCAGGCGGGCACGGTCTCGCTGCGCGGTGGCATGGCGGCGCGTGAGCTGGTACCGCTGGAGAAGGGCGAGACGGTCGTCGGGATCGCGCCGCTGGGTGAGCAGGCGGCGGGTTCGCCGGGCCTGGCGCTGGGCACGAAGGCCGGCGTGGTGAAGATCTGCTCGCCGGAATGGCCGGTCCGGTCGGACGAATTCGAAGTGATCTCGCTGAAGGACGGCGACGAGGTCGTCGGTGCGACCTGGCTGACGGACGGCTCGGAGACGCTGGCGTTCGTGTCGTCGGAGGCGTCGCTGCTGAAGTACGCGGCCTCGCTGGTCCGCCCCCAGGGCCTGAAGGGCGGCGGCATGGCGGGCATCAACGTGGGCGCGGGTTCGGTGGTCTTCTTCGGAGCGATCCGCACGGACGACGACGAGCACGGCGAGCCGATGGTGATCACGTCGACGGGCCAGAGCGTGAAGGTGACCCCGTTCAGCGAGTACCCGGCGAAGGGCCGCGCGACGGGCGGCGTCCGGGCACAGAGGTTCCTCAAGGGCGAAACGGCTCTCCGCGTCGCGTGGATCGGCCCGCGTCCGGCGGGCGCGGCCCGCAACGGAGACCCGGTGGAGCTGCCGGAGATCGACGTCCGCCGCGACGGCTCGGGCCACGCCCACCCCGGCCCGGACGTGGTGGGCCACCTCATCGAACGCGACTGA
- a CDS encoding family 1 glycosylhydrolase has protein sequence MLTLVTAMLAGVTPAGAVPVPAFFWGVATSGYQAEGYAPDSNWRRYEQAKTSSIKEPYLESVDFRHHYAEDIDRAKQLGVNVFRFSVEWARIEPRPGRLDETELAYYDDVVRHVVDAGMRPMITLDHWVYPGWVADQGGWDSDRTVDAWLANARRVVDRYKGLGAIWITINEPTVYLQNETANGGLAGWKLPWAQARQVKVHRAAYDLIHQLDPGALVSSNTAYIPAAQGVLDASFLDQVRDKLDFVGLDYYYGASLDNLSAIHAASGEFWKVTPQPDGIYYALRYYARKFPALPLYVVENGMPTDNGNARPDGYTRSDHLRDHIYWVQRAKADGMNVIGYNYWSLTDNYEWGSYQPRFGLYTVDARADATLTRRPTDAVAAYRQLIEGHGVPAGYTPVRPPGFCSVVDGLGSCLDPARYPGPVAPLG, from the coding sequence GTGTTGACGCTGGTCACGGCGATGCTGGCCGGAGTGACGCCCGCCGGGGCGGTGCCCGTGCCCGCGTTCTTCTGGGGGGTCGCGACCTCGGGCTATCAGGCGGAGGGCTACGCGCCCGACAGCAACTGGCGCCGCTACGAGCAGGCGAAGACGTCGTCCATCAAGGAGCCCTACCTCGAGTCCGTCGACTTCCGGCACCACTACGCCGAGGACATCGACCGCGCGAAGCAGCTCGGCGTGAACGTCTTCCGCTTCAGCGTCGAGTGGGCGCGGATCGAGCCGCGCCCCGGCCGGCTCGACGAGACCGAGCTGGCGTACTACGACGACGTCGTGCGGCACGTCGTCGACGCCGGGATGCGGCCGATGATCACCCTCGACCACTGGGTCTACCCGGGCTGGGTCGCCGACCAGGGCGGCTGGGACAGCGACCGCACGGTCGACGCCTGGCTCGCGAACGCCCGCCGCGTCGTGGACCGCTACAAGGGGCTCGGCGCGATCTGGATCACGATCAACGAGCCGACCGTCTACCTGCAGAACGAAACGGCCAACGGCGGACTCGCCGGTTGGAAGCTGCCGTGGGCCCAGGCGCGGCAGGTGAAGGTGCACCGCGCGGCCTACGACCTGATCCACCAGCTGGACCCGGGTGCGCTCGTGTCCAGCAACACGGCGTACATCCCGGCCGCGCAGGGAGTGCTCGACGCGTCGTTCCTCGACCAGGTCCGCGACAAGCTCGACTTCGTGGGCCTCGACTACTACTACGGCGCGAGCCTCGACAACCTCAGCGCGATCCACGCGGCGAGCGGCGAATTCTGGAAGGTGACGCCGCAGCCGGACGGGATCTACTACGCGCTTCGCTACTACGCGCGGAAGTTCCCCGCCCTGCCGCTGTACGTCGTCGAGAACGGGATGCCGACGGACAACGGCAACGCGCGTCCCGACGGCTACACGCGTTCGGACCACCTGCGTGACCACATCTACTGGGTGCAGCGCGCGAAGGCCGACGGCATGAACGTCATCGGCTACAACTACTGGAGCCTCACGGACAACTACGAGTGGGGCAGCTACCAGCCGCGGTTCGGACTGTACACAGTGGACGCCCGCGCGGACGCCACGCTGACGCGCCGGCCGACCGACGCCGTCGCGGCGTACCGGCAGCTGATCGAGGGGCACGGCGTCCCGGCGGGCTACACGCCGGTGCGCCCGCCGGGCTTCTGCTCGGTCGTCGACGGCCTCGGCAGCTGCCTCGACCCGGCTCGCTACCCGGGTCCGGTGGCTCCGCTGGGCTGA
- a CDS encoding RICIN domain-containing protein: MSRSRRPLVRILAFFAACLGLSLGAPAVQAATPFKVLAFYSGTYDAAHISFEKEANVWFAQQASANGYTYSSTTDWNRLTSITKATADVVMFFDDQPQSAAQFQGFQSYMQAGGGFFGFHVTAYNDSSTPSYANWFHNDFLGTGRFTSNSWGPTPETLKIENRTHPSTVNLPATIRSSTSEWYAWQNDLRQNGNITILASMDQSTFPIGTDPNQTWYSGYYPIAWTNKNYKMLYANFGHNAMNYDTNTALSSTFESADQNRFVLDGLKWLGGGSTTPTDPGTIDPSAWYAVSNKANGKCVDARAAGSANGTVIQQYSCNGTAAQQFQFAPTSGGYDRINNRTNPAEVIDVTGVSTADNAGLQLWSYSGGNNQQWQPVSEGGGYYHFVVRHTGKCLTVPGASTADSVQLVQSTCDGSAAQSFKVA; this comes from the coding sequence ATGTCGAGATCCCGCCGCCCGCTGGTCCGGATATTGGCCTTCTTCGCCGCCTGCCTGGGCTTGAGCCTGGGCGCCCCCGCGGTGCAGGCCGCCACGCCGTTCAAGGTGCTCGCGTTCTACAGCGGCACCTACGACGCCGCGCACATCAGTTTCGAAAAGGAGGCCAACGTCTGGTTCGCCCAGCAGGCGTCGGCCAACGGCTACACCTACTCCTCGACGACCGACTGGAACCGGCTCACGAGCATCACCAAGGCCACCGCCGACGTCGTCATGTTCTTCGACGACCAGCCGCAGTCGGCCGCGCAGTTCCAGGGCTTCCAGAGCTACATGCAGGCCGGCGGCGGGTTCTTCGGCTTCCACGTCACGGCCTACAACGACAGCTCGACGCCGTCGTACGCCAACTGGTTCCACAACGACTTCCTCGGCACCGGCCGGTTCACCTCGAACTCGTGGGGCCCGACGCCGGAGACGCTGAAGATCGAGAACCGCACCCACCCGTCGACGGTGAACCTGCCGGCGACCATCCGGTCCTCGACGTCCGAGTGGTACGCCTGGCAGAACGACCTGCGCCAGAACGGCAACATCACCATCCTGGCGTCGATGGACCAGTCCACCTTCCCGATCGGCACCGACCCGAACCAGACCTGGTACAGCGGCTACTACCCGATCGCGTGGACCAACAAGAACTACAAGATGCTCTACGCGAACTTCGGCCACAACGCGATGAACTACGACACGAACACCGCGCTGTCGTCGACGTTCGAGAGTGCCGACCAGAACCGGTTCGTGCTCGACGGCCTCAAGTGGCTCGGCGGCGGCTCCACCACGCCGACCGACCCCGGCACGATCGACCCGTCGGCCTGGTACGCGGTGTCGAACAAGGCGAACGGCAAGTGCGTCGACGCGCGGGCCGCGGGCAGCGCCAACGGCACCGTGATCCAGCAGTACAGCTGCAACGGCACCGCGGCGCAGCAGTTCCAGTTCGCCCCGACCAGCGGCGGGTACGACCGGATCAACAACCGGACCAACCCGGCCGAGGTCATCGACGTGACCGGGGTTTCCACGGCCGACAACGCCGGCCTGCAGCTGTGGTCCTACAGCGGCGGGAACAACCAGCAGTGGCAGCCGGTGTCGGAGGGCGGTGGGTACTACCACTTCGTCGTCCGCCACACCGGCAAGTGCCTGACCGTGCCGGGAGCGTCCACAGCGGACAGTGTCCAGCTGGTCCAGTCGACCTGTGACGGCAGCGCCGCTCAGTCGTTCAAGGTCGCCTAG
- a CDS encoding mycothiol transferase, with protein sequence MTREHDDLLQLLAEVRKRLLIPVRDISDADAGRRTTVSELTLGGLIRHLATGERLWLQVLRTADGSLPDGMLDTTQYSMSETLSHWLSAYAAAAAATDAYVRSLPSLDVEVQLPTTPWSPPEPRFWSARRIVLHLIHETAQHAGHADIIRESLDGANSTAQLN encoded by the coding sequence ATGACTCGCGAACACGACGACCTCCTCCAGCTGCTGGCCGAAGTGCGGAAGCGCTTGCTGATCCCGGTCCGGGACATTTCGGACGCCGACGCGGGCCGCCGGACGACGGTCAGCGAACTGACCCTGGGCGGTCTGATCCGCCACCTCGCGACGGGCGAGCGCCTGTGGCTGCAGGTGTTGCGCACCGCGGACGGCTCCCTGCCGGACGGCATGCTCGACACGACGCAGTACTCGATGAGCGAGACGCTGTCGCACTGGCTTTCGGCTTACGCCGCGGCTGCCGCTGCCACGGACGCGTACGTGCGGTCGCTGCCCTCGCTGGACGTCGAGGTCCAGCTGCCGACGACGCCGTGGTCACCGCCGGAGCCCCGGTTCTGGTCGGCACGGAGGATCGTCCTGCACCTGATCCACGAGACGGCCCAGCACGCGGGCCACGCGGACATCATCCGCGAATCCTTGGACGGCGCGAACTCCACGGCCCAGCTGAACTAA